Proteins from one Pongo abelii isolate AG06213 chromosome 19, NHGRI_mPonAbe1-v2.0_pri, whole genome shotgun sequence genomic window:
- the SLC35B1 gene encoding solute carrier family 35 member B1 isoform X2, with amino-acid sequence MEPRTRGKYGEGAKQETFTFALTLVFIQCVINAVFAKILIQFFDTARVDRTRSWLYAACSISYLGAMVSSNSALQFVNYPTQVLGKSCKPIPVMLLGVTLLKKKYPLAKYLCVLLIVAGVALFMYKPKKVVGIEEHTVGYGELLLLLSLTLDGLTGVSQDHMRAHYQTGSNHMMLNINLWSTLLLGMGILFTGELWEFLSFAERYPAIIYNILLFGLTSALGQSFIFMTVVYFGPLTCSIITTTRKFFTILASVILFANPISPMQWVGTVLVFLGLGLDAKFGKGAKKTSH; translated from the exons ATGGAGCCAAG AACAAGAGGAAAGTATGGGGAAGGAGCCAAGCAGGAGACGTTCACCTTTGCCTTAACTTTGGTCTTCATTCAATGTGTGATCAATGCTGTGTTTGCCAAGATCT TGATCCAGTTTTTTGACACTGCCAGGGTGGATCGTACCCGGAGCTGGCTCTATGCTGCCTGTTCTATCTCCTATCTGGGTGCCATGGTCTCCAGCAACTCAGCACTACAGTTTGTCAACTACCCAACTCAG GTCCTTGGTAAATCCTGCAAGCCAATCCCAG TCATGCTCCTTGGGGTGACCCTCTTGAAGAAGAAATACCCGTTGGCCAAGTACCTGTGTGTGTTGTTAATTGTGGCTGGAGTGGCCCTTTTCATGTACAAACCCAAGAAAGTTGTTGGGATAGAAGAACACACAGTCGGCTATGGAGAGCTACTCTTG CTATTATCGCTGACTCTGGATGGACTGACTGGTGTTTCCCAGGACCACATGCGGGCTCATTACCAAACAGGCTCCAACCACATGATGCTGAACATCAACCTTTGGTCGACATTGCTGCTGGGAATGG GAATCCTGTTCACTGGGGAGCTCTGGGAGTTCTTGAGCTTTGCTGAAAGGTACCCTGCCATCATCTATAACATCCTGCTCTTTGGGCTGACCAGTGCCTTGGGTCAG AGCTTCATCTTTATGACGGTTGTGTATTTTGGTCCCCTGACCTGCTCCATCATCACTACAACTCGAAAGTTCTTCACAATTTTGGCCTCTGTGATCCTCTTCGCCAATCCCATCAGCCCCATGCAGTGGGTGGGCACCGTGCTTGTGTTCCTGG gtCTTGGTCTTGATGCCAAGTTCGGGAAAGGAGCTAAGAAGACATCCCATTAG
- the SLC35B1 gene encoding solute carrier family 35 member B1 isoform X1 — translation MRPLPPVGDVRLELSPPPPLLPVPVVSGSPVGSSGRLMASSSSLVPDRLRLPLCFLGVFVCYFYYGILQEKITRGKYGEGAKQETFTFALTLVFIQCVINAVFAKILIQFFDTARVDRTRSWLYAACSISYLGAMVSSNSALQFVNYPTQVLGKSCKPIPVMLLGVTLLKKKYPLAKYLCVLLIVAGVALFMYKPKKVVGIEEHTVGYGELLLLLSLTLDGLTGVSQDHMRAHYQTGSNHMMLNINLWSTLLLGMGILFTGELWEFLSFAERYPAIIYNILLFGLTSALGQSFIFMTVVYFGPLTCSIITTTRKFFTILASVILFANPISPMQWVGTVLVFLGLGLDAKFGKGAKKTSH, via the exons ATGAGGCCCCTGCCGCCGGTCGGCGATGTCCGGCTGGAGCTGTCGCCTCCGCCGCCGCTGCTGCCGGTGCCGGTTGTGAGCGGGTCTCCAGTCGGCTCCTCCGGGCGTCTCATGGCCTCTAGCAGCTCCCTGGTGCCCGACCGGCTGCGCCTGCcgctctgcttcctgggtgtCTTTGTCTGCTATTTTTACTATGGGATCCTGCAGGAAAAGAT AACAAGAGGAAAGTATGGGGAAGGAGCCAAGCAGGAGACGTTCACCTTTGCCTTAACTTTGGTCTTCATTCAATGTGTGATCAATGCTGTGTTTGCCAAGATCT TGATCCAGTTTTTTGACACTGCCAGGGTGGATCGTACCCGGAGCTGGCTCTATGCTGCCTGTTCTATCTCCTATCTGGGTGCCATGGTCTCCAGCAACTCAGCACTACAGTTTGTCAACTACCCAACTCAG GTCCTTGGTAAATCCTGCAAGCCAATCCCAG TCATGCTCCTTGGGGTGACCCTCTTGAAGAAGAAATACCCGTTGGCCAAGTACCTGTGTGTGTTGTTAATTGTGGCTGGAGTGGCCCTTTTCATGTACAAACCCAAGAAAGTTGTTGGGATAGAAGAACACACAGTCGGCTATGGAGAGCTACTCTTG CTATTATCGCTGACTCTGGATGGACTGACTGGTGTTTCCCAGGACCACATGCGGGCTCATTACCAAACAGGCTCCAACCACATGATGCTGAACATCAACCTTTGGTCGACATTGCTGCTGGGAATGG GAATCCTGTTCACTGGGGAGCTCTGGGAGTTCTTGAGCTTTGCTGAAAGGTACCCTGCCATCATCTATAACATCCTGCTCTTTGGGCTGACCAGTGCCTTGGGTCAG AGCTTCATCTTTATGACGGTTGTGTATTTTGGTCCCCTGACCTGCTCCATCATCACTACAACTCGAAAGTTCTTCACAATTTTGGCCTCTGTGATCCTCTTCGCCAATCCCATCAGCCCCATGCAGTGGGTGGGCACCGTGCTTGTGTTCCTGG gtCTTGGTCTTGATGCCAAGTTCGGGAAAGGAGCTAAGAAGACATCCCATTAG
- the SLC35B1 gene encoding solute carrier family 35 member B1 isoform X3, whose amino-acid sequence MCDQCCVCQDLVDRTRSWLYAACSISYLGAMVSSNSALQFVNYPTQVLGKSCKPIPVMLLGVTLLKKKYPLAKYLCVLLIVAGVALFMYKPKKVVGIEEHTVGYGELLLLLSLTLDGLTGVSQDHMRAHYQTGSNHMMLNINLWSTLLLGMGILFTGELWEFLSFAERYPAIIYNILLFGLTSALGQSFIFMTVVYFGPLTCSIITTTRKFFTILASVILFANPISPMQWVGTVLVFLGLGLDAKFGKGAKKTSH is encoded by the exons ATGTGTGATCAATGCTGTGTTTGCCAAGATCT GGTGGATCGTACCCGGAGCTGGCTCTATGCTGCCTGTTCTATCTCCTATCTGGGTGCCATGGTCTCCAGCAACTCAGCACTACAGTTTGTCAACTACCCAACTCAG GTCCTTGGTAAATCCTGCAAGCCAATCCCAG TCATGCTCCTTGGGGTGACCCTCTTGAAGAAGAAATACCCGTTGGCCAAGTACCTGTGTGTGTTGTTAATTGTGGCTGGAGTGGCCCTTTTCATGTACAAACCCAAGAAAGTTGTTGGGATAGAAGAACACACAGTCGGCTATGGAGAGCTACTCTTG CTATTATCGCTGACTCTGGATGGACTGACTGGTGTTTCCCAGGACCACATGCGGGCTCATTACCAAACAGGCTCCAACCACATGATGCTGAACATCAACCTTTGGTCGACATTGCTGCTGGGAATGG GAATCCTGTTCACTGGGGAGCTCTGGGAGTTCTTGAGCTTTGCTGAAAGGTACCCTGCCATCATCTATAACATCCTGCTCTTTGGGCTGACCAGTGCCTTGGGTCAG AGCTTCATCTTTATGACGGTTGTGTATTTTGGTCCCCTGACCTGCTCCATCATCACTACAACTCGAAAGTTCTTCACAATTTTGGCCTCTGTGATCCTCTTCGCCAATCCCATCAGCCCCATGCAGTGGGTGGGCACCGTGCTTGTGTTCCTGG gtCTTGGTCTTGATGCCAAGTTCGGGAAAGGAGCTAAGAAGACATCCCATTAG